From the Toxotes jaculatrix isolate fToxJac2 chromosome 15, fToxJac2.pri, whole genome shotgun sequence genome, one window contains:
- the LOC121194767 gene encoding interleukin-10 receptor subunit beta-like isoform X1, whose protein sequence is MSAGVCAFILTLSALCGSTVVSGNVSRPTNVHLTSYNMNLVLRWNSPKGADSNLVYTTQYKTSVTNYIEGCVNISTLECDFTRLSTSVHPSIIEYGKYTGRVRAQLGSESSDWVESDHITLDKDTIIGSPNISLISAGATIEVSITDPVFAVSALRNVYIFASYNITYWKDSQKEKAKYISNIQQNRVVLHDLDPWTKYCAQVQINTETNPNPSKPSRTVCEITTSEEPSPWVAALVTFVFMAMAVALVVVAVVYRKSIFHFLCPKDALPQHFKEYLLAPPNSTIYLAMRNSHPPEEIYHQVSIIADNTTVEEGGPLEAAKTTCSKQREITAGER, encoded by the exons ATGTCCGCGGGTGTTTGTGCCTTCATCCTGACGCTGTCAGCTCTGTGCGGATCCACAG TGGTATCAGGAAACGTCAGCAGACCCACAAATGTCCACTTGACCTCCTACAACATGAATCTGGTGCTGAGGTGGAATTCACCCAAAGGGGCAGACAGCAATCTGGTCTACACAACTCAGTACAA AACGTCAGTCACAAATTACATTGAAGGCTGTGTGAACATCTCCACCCTCGAATGTGACTTCACTCGCCTTAGCACCTCCGTCCATCCGTCCATCATTGAGTATGGAAAGTATACTGGCAGGgtgcgggcacagctggggtcAGAGAGTTCCGACTGGGTGGAAAGTGACCACATTACCTTGGACAAAGATA cCATCATTGGTTCACCCAatatctctctcatctctgctggGGCTACCATTGAAGTCAGCATTACAGATCCAGTGTTCGCAGTCTCAGCGCTCAGGAATGTTTACATCTTTGCCAGTTACAACATCACCTACTGGAAGGACAGCCAGAAGGAAAAG GCCAAATACATCAGCAATATACAGCAAAACCGGGTAGTTCTGCATGACCTAGACCCGTGGACCAAATACTGCGCCCAAGTCCAGatcaacacagagacaaatcCCAACCCCAGCAAGCCCAGCAGAACTGTCTGTGAGATCACCACCAGCG AAGAACCATCTCCGTGGGTGGCAGCTTTGGTGACATTTGTCTTCATGGCGATGGCAGTAGCTCTGGTGGTGGTCGCGGTGGTGTATCGGAAAAGTATATTCCACTTTCTGTGTCCAAAAGATGCACTGCCTCAGCACTtcaaagag tACCTGTTGGCGCCCCCCAACTCCACCATCTACCTGGCTATGCGGAACTCTCACCCACCTGAAGAGATCTACCACCAGGTCAGTATCATTGCAGACAACACGACTGTGGAGGAAGGAGGCCCTCTGGAGGCAGCAAAGACTACCTGCAGCAAACAGCGTGAAATCACAGCGGGGGAGAGATAG
- the LOC121194767 gene encoding interleukin-10 receptor subunit beta-like isoform X3 — protein sequence MNLVLRWNSPKGADSNLVYTTQYKTSVTNYIEGCVNISTLECDFTRLSTSVHPSIIEYGKYTGRVRAQLGSESSDWVESDHITLDKDTIIGSPNISLISAGATIEVSITDPVFAVSALRNVYIFASYNITYWKDSQKEKAKYISNIQQNRVVLHDLDPWTKYCAQVQINTETNPNPSKPSRTVCEITTSEEPSPWVAALVTFVFMAMAVALVVVAVVYRKSIFHFLCPKDALPQHFKEYLLAPPNSTIYLAMRNSHPPEEIYHQVSIIADNTTVEEGGPLEAAKTTCSKQREITAGER from the exons ATGAATCTGGTGCTGAGGTGGAATTCACCCAAAGGGGCAGACAGCAATCTGGTCTACACAACTCAGTACAA AACGTCAGTCACAAATTACATTGAAGGCTGTGTGAACATCTCCACCCTCGAATGTGACTTCACTCGCCTTAGCACCTCCGTCCATCCGTCCATCATTGAGTATGGAAAGTATACTGGCAGGgtgcgggcacagctggggtcAGAGAGTTCCGACTGGGTGGAAAGTGACCACATTACCTTGGACAAAGATA cCATCATTGGTTCACCCAatatctctctcatctctgctggGGCTACCATTGAAGTCAGCATTACAGATCCAGTGTTCGCAGTCTCAGCGCTCAGGAATGTTTACATCTTTGCCAGTTACAACATCACCTACTGGAAGGACAGCCAGAAGGAAAAG GCCAAATACATCAGCAATATACAGCAAAACCGGGTAGTTCTGCATGACCTAGACCCGTGGACCAAATACTGCGCCCAAGTCCAGatcaacacagagacaaatcCCAACCCCAGCAAGCCCAGCAGAACTGTCTGTGAGATCACCACCAGCG AAGAACCATCTCCGTGGGTGGCAGCTTTGGTGACATTTGTCTTCATGGCGATGGCAGTAGCTCTGGTGGTGGTCGCGGTGGTGTATCGGAAAAGTATATTCCACTTTCTGTGTCCAAAAGATGCACTGCCTCAGCACTtcaaagag tACCTGTTGGCGCCCCCCAACTCCACCATCTACCTGGCTATGCGGAACTCTCACCCACCTGAAGAGATCTACCACCAGGTCAGTATCATTGCAGACAACACGACTGTGGAGGAAGGAGGCCCTCTGGAGGCAGCAAAGACTACCTGCAGCAAACAGCGTGAAATCACAGCGGGGGAGAGATAG
- the LOC121194767 gene encoding interleukin-10 receptor subunit beta-like isoform X2 encodes MVSGNVSRPTNVHLTSYNMNLVLRWNSPKGADSNLVYTTQYKTSVTNYIEGCVNISTLECDFTRLSTSVHPSIIEYGKYTGRVRAQLGSESSDWVESDHITLDKDTIIGSPNISLISAGATIEVSITDPVFAVSALRNVYIFASYNITYWKDSQKEKAKYISNIQQNRVVLHDLDPWTKYCAQVQINTETNPNPSKPSRTVCEITTSEEPSPWVAALVTFVFMAMAVALVVVAVVYRKSIFHFLCPKDALPQHFKEYLLAPPNSTIYLAMRNSHPPEEIYHQVSIIADNTTVEEGGPLEAAKTTCSKQREITAGER; translated from the exons A TGGTATCAGGAAACGTCAGCAGACCCACAAATGTCCACTTGACCTCCTACAACATGAATCTGGTGCTGAGGTGGAATTCACCCAAAGGGGCAGACAGCAATCTGGTCTACACAACTCAGTACAA AACGTCAGTCACAAATTACATTGAAGGCTGTGTGAACATCTCCACCCTCGAATGTGACTTCACTCGCCTTAGCACCTCCGTCCATCCGTCCATCATTGAGTATGGAAAGTATACTGGCAGGgtgcgggcacagctggggtcAGAGAGTTCCGACTGGGTGGAAAGTGACCACATTACCTTGGACAAAGATA cCATCATTGGTTCACCCAatatctctctcatctctgctggGGCTACCATTGAAGTCAGCATTACAGATCCAGTGTTCGCAGTCTCAGCGCTCAGGAATGTTTACATCTTTGCCAGTTACAACATCACCTACTGGAAGGACAGCCAGAAGGAAAAG GCCAAATACATCAGCAATATACAGCAAAACCGGGTAGTTCTGCATGACCTAGACCCGTGGACCAAATACTGCGCCCAAGTCCAGatcaacacagagacaaatcCCAACCCCAGCAAGCCCAGCAGAACTGTCTGTGAGATCACCACCAGCG AAGAACCATCTCCGTGGGTGGCAGCTTTGGTGACATTTGTCTTCATGGCGATGGCAGTAGCTCTGGTGGTGGTCGCGGTGGTGTATCGGAAAAGTATATTCCACTTTCTGTGTCCAAAAGATGCACTGCCTCAGCACTtcaaagag tACCTGTTGGCGCCCCCCAACTCCACCATCTACCTGGCTATGCGGAACTCTCACCCACCTGAAGAGATCTACCACCAGGTCAGTATCATTGCAGACAACACGACTGTGGAGGAAGGAGGCCCTCTGGAGGCAGCAAAGACTACCTGCAGCAAACAGCGTGAAATCACAGCGGGGGAGAGATAG